A portion of the Bubalus kerabau isolate K-KA32 ecotype Philippines breed swamp buffalo chromosome 1, PCC_UOA_SB_1v2, whole genome shotgun sequence genome contains these proteins:
- the ADSL gene encoding adenylosuccinate lyase, which translates to MAAVGDRGGREAACGHDSYRSPLASRYASPEMCFLFSDKYKFRTWRQLWLWLAEAEQTLGLPITDEQIQEMKSNLDNIDFKMAAEEEKQLRHDVMAHVHTFAHCCPKAAGIIHLGATSCYVGDNTDLIILRNAFDLLLPKLARVISRLADFAKEQADLPTLGFTHFQPAQLTTVGKRCCLWIQDLCMDLQNLKRVRDELRFRGVKGTTGTQASFLQLFEGDDQKVEQLDKMVTEKAGFKRAFIITGQTYTRKVDIEVLSVLASLGASVHKVCTDIRLLANLKEMEEPFEKQQIGSSAMPYKRNPMRSERCCSLARHLMALVMDPLQTASVQWFERTLDDSANRRISLAEAFLTADTVLNTLQNISEGLVVYPKVIERRIQQELPFMATENIIMAMVKAGGDRQDCHEKIRVLSQQAAAVVKQEGGDNDLIERIQADAYFSPIHSQLDHLLDPSSFIGRASQQVQRFLEEEVCPLLKPYESVMKVKAELRL; encoded by the exons ATGGCCGCGGTTGGTGACCGTGGCGGGCGGGAGGCGGCCTGCGGGCATGACAGCTACCGTTCGCCGCTTGCTTCCCGTTATGCCAGCCCGGAGATGTGCTTCCTGTTTAGCGACAAGTACAAATTCCGGACCTGGCGGCAGCTCTGGCTGTGGCTGGCGGAGGCCGAGCAG ACACTGGGTTTGCCTATCACAGATGAACAAATCCAGGAGATGAAATCAAACCTGGACAACATTGACTTCAAGATGGCAGCTGAAGAGGAGAAGCAGTTACGACATGATGTGATGGCCCACGTGCACACGTTTGCCCACTGCTGCCCCAAAGCTGCCGGCATTATCCATCTTGGCGCCACctcctgctatgtgggagacaaTACA GACCTGATTATTCTCAGAAATGCATTTGACCTGCTTTTGCCAAAG CTTGCCAGGGTGATCTCTCGGCTTGCCGACTTTGCCAAGGAACAAGCCGATCTCCCCACCTTAGGTTTCACACATTTCCA GCCTGCTCAGCTGACCACAGTTGGGAAACGTTGCTGTCTCTGGATTCAGGATCTGTGCATGGATCTCCAGAACCTGAAACGTGTCCGGGATGAGCTGCGCTTCCGAGGCGTGAAGGGTACCACTGGCACCCAGGCCAGCTTCCTGCAGCTCTTCGAGGGAGATGACCAAAAG gtaGAACAGCTTGACAAGATGGTGACAGAAAAGGCAGGATTCAAGAG GGCTTTTATCATCACAGGGCAGACCTATACACGAAAAGTAGATATTGAGGTGCTCTCTGTGCTGGCTAGCTTGGGGGCATCGGTGCACAAG GTTTGTACCGACATACGACTCCTGGCAAACCTCAAGGAGATGGAGGAGCCCTTTGAAAAACAGCAGATCG GCTCAAGTGCAATGCCATACAAGCGGAACCCTATGCGCTCAGAGCGGTGCTGCAGCCTGGCCCGGCACCTGATGGCCCTTGTCATGGACCCCCTGCAGACGGCATCTGTGCAGTGGTTTGAACGCACACTCGATGACAGTGCCAACCG acGTATCTCTTTGGCGGAAGCATTTCTCACTGCAGATACTGTACTGAATACGTTGCAGAACATTTCTGAAGGATTGGTGGTATACCCCAAA GTCATTGAGCGGCGCATTCAGCAGGAGCTGCCTTTCATGGCCACAGAGAACATCATCATGGCCATGGTGAAAGCCGGGGGTGACCGCCAG GATTGCCATGAGAAAATCAGAGTGCTCTCGCAGCAGGCAGCTGCCGTGGTCAAGCAGGAAGGGGGTGACAATGACCTCATCGAGCGCATCCAGGCTGACGCCTACTTCAGTCCAATCCACTCCCAGTTGGACCATTTGCTGGACCCTTCTTCTTTCATTGGCCGTGCATCTCAGCAG GTACAGAGATTCTTAGAAGAGGAGGTGTGTCCCCTGTTAAAACCATATGAAAGTGTGATGAAGGTGAAGGCAGAATTACGTCTGTAG